Genomic DNA from Lagenorhynchus albirostris chromosome 9, mLagAlb1.1, whole genome shotgun sequence:
CTGCATGACGTTCTAGAATTAATTTAGCAGTTAGAGATCTAAaattaatcataaaaatatattcaagccAAAACTATAGCGATGGTGGAAAAGATCAGTGCTTGCTGGGGTTTTGGTGGGGAGGGTTGAGGAGGTGAAAGGAGATTTGATACATAATGGGGGTGCATGACACTAcgtatttgtcaaaacccatagaacgttGCAGCACAAATAGTGAACCTTAATGCATGCAAAATACAAGAGCTAATTAGGAGGTTGAGGGATCCCAGGATGGCGTGCAGAAATGTGACAAAGCAATCTAACTGTATTGCAAATGGATGAATCAGCTTCACTGGTGGGGGGGTGCAGGAAAagcgggggatggggggaggtgcTCTGTCCTTGCGGAACCactccaggaaggcaggagaaGCAGATTCCTCCCCTGGGGCTATGACACCACCCAGGAACCTGATTTTCTGTTACTCATACTGGTTTCCGCAAAGAGCAACAGTCAACCTTCTTGAAAAATGGTCACACAATTGCCAAGTGGTGGACAGCgtgggctgggggcagagaggaCCACTGTGAGTGGCCTCTGGCTGGGCGAGCTCAGGGGGCTCTTTCACTTTCTCCGATCATTGGTTTCCTTGTCTCTAGAATGAAGTAGTGTGAGCATCTGCCTCCCAAGGTTGTGGAGGACTTTAATGATAAGGGGGGGTGATTGAGTACCTGGCCATCGCCCAAACACAATGAACCCTCATGAGGTGGGAGCCCTGTGGAGCTACTACAAAAGGCACATCCCACCCCTCCTAGAACCCTCATGAGGTGGGAGCCCTGTGGAGCTACTACAAAAGGCACATCCCACCCACCCTAAAGGCACATCCCACCCCTCCTAGAGATTTTGTTCGTTTGTCCACTCATTCACCCATCGAtctagccatccatccatccatgcacccatccactcatccatccatccatccatccatccatccatccatccacccatctacccatccacccacccatccacccatctacccatccatccactcacccatccatccatccatccatccgtccacccatccatccatccatccatccatccatccatccatccatctacccatccacccacccatccatccatccacccatccatccatccatccatccacccatccatccatccatccatctttccatcatccatccatcatttaCCCACCTATGTATCCACTCATTcacccatctacccacccatccatccacccatccatccatccatccatccatccatccatccatccatctacccatccatccacccatccatccatccacccatccatccctccatccacccatccatccacccatccatccatccatccatccatccatccatccatccatctacccatccacccacccatccacccatatacacatccatccactcacccatccatccatccacccatccatccatctacccatccacccacccatccatccactcacccatccatccatccatctatccacccatccacccatccacacacccatccatccatccatccatccacccacccatctacccatccacccacccatccacccatctacccacccatccatccatccatccacccatccatccatccacccatccatccactcacccatccatccatccatccatccatccatccacccatctacctatccacccacccacccacccatctactcacccatccatccatccacccatccacccatccatccatccatccatctatccatcatccatccatcatttaCCCACCTATGCATCCACTCATTcacccatctacccacccatccatccacccacccatccatccatccacccacccatccatccacccatccatccacccacccatccatccatccacccatccatcattTACCCACAGATGCATCCACTCATTCACTCATCTAGTCACCCATCCACCTAGCCACATACCTACCCAGAAGCAAAGTTATTGAGTGACTACTGTGACGCTAGCCCACAGAGGAGCCCACATAGGCTGCTGCCCTCAAGGTGCTCACAGCCTGAAGGCCACAGGGGTCACACAGTGCAGCCAGGTTGGTGAGGAAAATGGTCAGTGTAAGGACCAGGTCTCGAGGCGGGGATGACTGCTGGAAGGTGACCGGTCTCCTGAGGTGCAGTGGCCCTTTACCCCCAAGGAGGCCGGGCCTGTGCCTGCCTGCCCTGCGGAGTAGAGCCCGCTGACCTGGCCCTGGTCTGAGAAGGGTCTACACATATGGATCCTTGTTCTTTTACAGACCCCCTccgcccttcctccctcccactccctgatGAGTTGCCCTCCCCCGCTGCCCCCGTTCCCCGCCCTCCCACTTCCTGATGAGGCAGGGTTTGTGGACAGATCGCTGTGGCCAGTTGTTTTAGGCTACATTTCGTGACGTCTCTGTGGCCTCCTCCCTGTGGTCAAGACTGTGATTTCCGAGACTGTAGTCCTGGGAACAGTGTCCTGTTGGGGTAAACACTGCTGGGTGTGGGCCCTGGCGGGGGGAGGCCCGGGGCTGCCCAGGccggtgtgcgtgtgtgtgtgtgggtctgTGCCCCGGGGGGGTCCACCTGACTGGTGGGCAGGCAGTCAGCCCCCTCAGCAGCCCCCGACTGTGGCTGGCCAGAGTGGTGTCCTGGTGGCCTTTGGGCGTCACAGCCTTGTCACAGAGGGACGCTGGGCAGTTTCCTCAACTCTGCCTCAGTGAAGGGTGGGGGTCCCGGTAGGGCAGGAACGGGGCTCCAGCACACTGAGTGGAGTGTCACAGGCCGAGGGGCCTCCTCCTGCATCCACAAGAATTaaagtgatggatggatggacatgTCTAAGCACCCAGGTGTCCTAGTCAGGTACTTTCCAGGGACTTACCTTCTAGGGACCCGCCATGACTGAGTTTGCCCAGCGGCTGGGAGACTGACCAGAGGTCGCATGGGGGCCCCAagccctccccatctcctcccgCCAGCCCCATCCCTCCTGCCCTCTCGTGCCCACCCCAGTCTGAGTGCCTAATGGCACTGCTCACGGGTCCCACCCGAGAACCTGCGTCTGTGCCAAGAGGGGTGTGGGCCTTGGGACACTGGCTTCCCCACCCAGAGGGTCCATGGGGCTGACCTTCTCAGACCCAGGGGGGACCCAACCCCACCttctcagaccccagggaggacCCCACCTTCTTAGACTCGGGGCTGTGCTGCGCGTCCTGTCTTTGGCCAGGAATCTCTGATTCCCACCAGGGCAGACGGAGCCTGGCATGGAAAATCACTGCCCCTGGGGGCCGCAGAGGGGGCCCTGTCCTTGGGTTTCCCCAGGGCGCAGTGCCAGCCCATGCAAGCCCCACGGGAAGTGGCACGATGGGCCTGCTGGGCCAGCTGCTCTGGTTGCCTGATCCCTGCTCCTCCTGGCTCGAGCCGAACGCTGTCCCCCACGTGCCTGGGtccctgggcccctgggcccctgggcctggggctggcag
This window encodes:
- the LOC132525973 gene encoding guanine nucleotide exchange factor subunit RIC1-like yields the protein MYPLIHPSTHPSIHPSIHPSIHPSIHPSTHPSTHPSIHPSIPPSTHPSTHPSIHPSIHPSIHLPIHPPIHPYTHPSTHPSIHPPIHPSTHPPTHPSTHPSIHPSIHPSTHPHTHPSIHPSTHPSTHPPTHPPIYPPIHPSIHPSIHPPIHPLTHPSIHPSIHPPIYLSTHPPTHLLTHPSIHPSTHPSIHPSIHHPSIIYPPMHPLIHPSTHPSIHPPIHPSTHPSIHPS